Genomic window (Peromyscus leucopus breed LL Stock chromosome 15, UCI_PerLeu_2.1, whole genome shotgun sequence):
GCCTGCCTCCTGCCGTAGCGCAGGCCGAAGGAGTTCCAGTTGTAGGCTGACAGGTCCTTCTCCCGCTGCACCAGCACCGCTCCGCGGGGTGCAGGAATCAGGCGACTGCCAGCGGCCGTGCACGGAGGCCGCTGGCGCCCCGAGGAACTCTCCACCGGTGGGCACGGCGGTGGCGAGGTCCTACGAGCTCGCAGCCCTGCAACCCCAGGTCTCCGCTCCGCGCACCGCGGGCCCTTTTCCCAGGCATTGATGAGTTCCTGGGGTCCGGGCCGCTGACCTAGGACAGAGAGCACAGGCAAGTGAGGCTGGGGCGGCAAGACTTGCTTTGGACACAGGCTCAGACCTCCGGGAGGCTGGCCCTGGGTCCTCAACCTCAGAAGCTCGGCTCTGACCTCAGTGTGGAGCCAAAGCGCTACTTTGTTAGAGCGATCGGGATGTTcgcccctccctctcctccaatAGCTTTGCTTTCAAGTGCTGGCCAAAATTCTCCCTAAACAACTTGATTAAACTACCTCCtttgaggaagcagagagtttGGAAAACCAAAGTATGTAGGGGGGACCCTCTGCTCTgtccctcttctgggctctctgCCTGGTCCCTCAGCTGAGTGTCTGCATCTGGAATTTGAGTGGCCCAGGAGCACCTGGGgcgcaggggagggaggggaatccATTTATCTTTCAGAATGCTTGAAACAGCACCCCGCACATAGTAGGGCCTCAATAAGTGCTCATCAAATAAAAGCTAATGAAAAAGTTGGAGTAACAGGAATCAACCAAGTGGAGCCAAGGCCATTGTGCCCCCGGCACCTGTGACCTGACCCTGGTGGCTGAGGACAATCGCAAACCTCCACATACAGTCTCAAGACTCGGTGATGACCAGACATTATCTACCTACGTTGCCCTTAAAGGTACAGCTCCCCCAGGCAGGTGCAATGCCTTCTCTTCCTGCTGGAGGCTATCAAGGCTCGCTCTGGAAACACTTCACAGACAAGGCTCATtaaactctctctccctccctctctctccctctctttccctctctttccctctctctccctctctctccctctctctcccccctctccc
Coding sequences:
- the Kiss1 gene encoding metastasis-suppressor KiSS-1, yielding MTSLASWQLLLLLCVATFGEPPAKVAPGPTGQRPGPQELINAWEKGPRCAERRPGVAGLRARRTSPPPCPPVESSSGRQRPPCTAAGSRLIPAPRGAVLVQREKDLSAYNWNSFGLRYGRRQAARAARG